The genomic interval TGCCTGCTGTAGTGCATGAGGTGTTGATCTCTACACTAGAAAGGAATTTGATGGATCGGGCTGCGGTTACCATTTCTGATACACGAACCAGGGACAATGAGGAAACCGTCACATCGGGTTAGATCAGTTTTCAGAAAGTCCGCCAAACTAGTTGTTAACTAAGCGTTTAACTGTCTCAGATGCCCTGCGGAGTCTCGCCTGCGGGGCAATTTATTATTTATTGGTCAAAAACCCTTAAAGGGGTAATTGATAAGGGTTTAGAACCGATTGACAACAGATAATTGGTTGCAGTGACCAGACCGATTAACCATTACTTCAGTTATAGAAGCCAGTTAAAACAAGCGGAAGATAAACGGATAACGGAATGGTTGGTCGGGAGTGCTTAAACAATGGGAAATTGCCCATACCGTTAAGCCCCAATGAGCTAACCACCAAATTCCTCCAGCCAGACCAAAAGTAATGAAAGATAGAGGAATCAGGATAATACCATACAACCAGACATTGAAGTGAAAGTTAATCGCTTCCTTGGCATTGTCCTTAACGATAGGATCATCGGAAAGCAGCAGGAGCGCGATCGGGATTCCCACTGAGACAAACAAGCCACTCAGGAAAATTGACCCGTGAGCCAGCGCAGATAACAGTTTACGCTTGTCGGCATCAAACACTTCGGGACTTTGCATCTTCGAGCCTCACAGCCGTTGGGCTTTACTACACTGCCAATATACAGCGAACTCCGGTTTCAGGGGTTGGTGAGAATACGACTCTCCAGGAGGGGTTTACCGAAGGGAGGAGGAAGAAGGGAGGGGAAATCTTTACTTTATCCCTCATCCTTCCCTTACTTTGGCAAGCAACTCACGATCGCCCCTATCTTCAATGGTCTGGTAAACCCGCTGCCAGAGAGATGAATCCTGCCGGTAAAGGTTGAGCGCAGCGATCGCTGCCCTGGCGTCAGCGATACTGCCTGCTGCCAGCACCGATAGCAAAAAATTGAGGGCTTCTTCGTGGCGCAGCATCGCGATCGCCAGTAGCCCGCTCCGACGCAGTTCTGGTTCGTGGATTGATTGCCACCAGTCCTTCAGGATGTCAAATGCCTCAGGTAAATGAGATTCTCCTAATGCTAAAACTGCGGCTTCGGTAGTTTCGATATCCCTGACCAGACCGGGTAATTCCGGGTGGGGATACAAAAAATTCTTGATTAAGGGAAGGGTTTCGGTGGGAGCAAGTTTGAGCAGTGCCATCAGACATTCGATTAATACGGCAGGCTGATCCCCAACTTTGACCCGAAGGCGCAACAAGGGAATTCCCGCAGGATTCTCTGTATAGGCGATCGCTCTGGCTGCGGCAATTCGCGCTTCCACCTCCGGATCGGCCAGCAAATCACCCAACTCCACCAGTGCCTGGGGGTAGTTCATTCTCACCAATCCCAGGGCACAGGTTCCCCGGAGGGTGGTGGCTTTGTCTTCCTTGCCGCCCCAAACGGGTTCCATTTGCACATGCCGGACGCCGTGCAAAAACAGGTTTTCCTCGCTGTACTCCAGGTGATAAAGGGTTTCTGCAATTTCTTTTTTTGCCAGACAACCAGGATCGGTTTCAACGGGTTTGACCATCATCCGGTCAAAGGCTGCCACCAAATCAGGTAGGAGCTGAAACAGGGTTGCTTCCCGCACAATTTTGGCAACCTGGGCAATGGCAACGGAGTACCTGCCTTTCAAAGTTTGACGCAGGGTTGCGATCGCCTCTTCCGATGCCGGATCATCTCTTATCTGGTTCAGGGTAGCCAGGATCTCTTCCAGTTTGCGGGACTTTGCCATAGGAGCTGGGGGATAGGAATTGGTTTAATTAGGTTCACTTACTTCAATAGTCCGGACATTTTTTGGAGAGAAAATTCAAGCTTCTAGACAAAAAGCTACCTCTGTTTGTAAGGTGCAGGTATTGAATCAAACACCCCAGAGGTAGCGATGAAGACTATTCTACAAGCCCTATTTGCCAAAATGGGGGCTTTGACAAACCGCAACAAAAGTTTTTGCTGACCCTGTTTCCAACCATTCTTCTAGTGTGTGGCAAAGTCAACTTTACGAATCTGAGCCGCTACAGTGAGTTGTCGGAGAAAACCTACCGCCGCCAATCCCATCCAGCGTTTTGCTTCATGAGCTTGAACGCCCAGTTGATTGAGGCCGCAATCCCAGACGGTGCGACTTGCATTGGTGGGATGGACTGCTCATTTATCCCTAAAAGTGGCAAATCGACCTACGGGTTGGATTGGTTTTACAACGGCAGTCAGAGTCGTACCCAGAAGGGCTTAGAGATTTCGGTGATCGCCGTGATTGATGTTGAGGCGCAGTGCGGCTACAGCCTATCGGTTCAACAAACTCCGGCAGGTCTTGCAAAGCCCAAGGCAAAAGCCCAAAGCCAACCTCAGTCCATTCGCTGGGAAACGGTTGAGCAGGCTCGGCAGATGCTTGAGCAACTTCCCGTCAAGTCAACAGCACCGGCAGAAGTGGAGGAAACGGCGGTCGAACCCACCCGCATGGATGCTTATCTCAAGCATCTGCAAGACACCTACCCCTACTTGCCAACCCACCTCAAGTATTGGGTGGTTGATGGCTTCTACAGCAAGAAGAAGTTCGTCGATGGGGTGATGGCGTTGAACTTACAGATGATTAGCAAACTCCGCAGCGATGCGGATAGGCGCTACCTCTACAGTGGGGTGCAAAAACCGCGTGGAGCAAAGCGCAAATACGATGGCAAAGTCCAGTGGAGTGATTGGAGTCGATGGTCGCATGTGCGTCAACTCGAACCCGGTCTAGATCTTTACACCCTGGTGGTTTGGCATGTCTCACTCAAGCGCCAAATCCGCATTGCGGCACTTGTGGATACGCGTAAAGTAGGCAAAACAGGCTATGCACTGCTGTTTTCAACCGATATTGAACTGGATGCTGAGCAAATTCTCAAATATTACAAAGCGAGGTTTCAAATTGAGTTTATTTTCAGGGATGCCAAGCAATTTACAGGGTTGTGTGACGCTCAAACGCGCCAGCCTCAAACCCTCGATTTCCACTTCAATGCGTCTTTGACTGCCTTAAATTTGGCAAAATACGAAGACCAACGGTGTGCCACCCAGGACAATCCAAAGCAGCCTTTGCCCCCGTTCTCGATGGCGAGTTACAAGCGTGTTGCCTTCAATGACCATCTGCTGGAGCGATTTATTTCAATGTTAGACTTGAACCCAACTTTGATTAAATCCCATCCCAACTATCAAAACCTACGCTCCTACGGCATCATAGCCCCCTAATTCTGTCCGAACTATTGATATCTATAAAAGAAAGCAAAACTGGTGAAGTATTAACACCTACCGAGTTTCAGAATGTTTCATACAATATGGCAACGGGTATTTTTAGTACTTGTCCCGAAGCTTTTATTCAGAGCGTGTCAGTTAGAGACGAAGTAACAGGATATTCTCTAAACATAAAGCGTAACAACTAAAATTGACTTCCTATTAAGAGACCGTCCTTACGAAACCCAATAACATCAACGCTGCCAGCGCACTGATGCAATGCGATCGCCCACCTGCTCCGAATCCTTTCTGCGATCTCGTACCGTTCTTGTTTTGCTAACCAAACTTCCAGAACTGCCTGCCCCACATCCACAGGTTGCGCTGCCTGCTCGATCGCAGCCGTCCTGGGTAAAGCCTTGCGTTGGATCAGTTGCATCAACTGTGCCGCCTGGGAACTGACCGCTTCACCCAGTTTCTCACCCGTTTTCTCGAAGGCTTTGGTGAGGATGAGGGTGGCAACGGCAATCAGGGCAGGGGTTAAGGGTTCCATAAATACCCGGGGAGAGAGGGAGGCAAGACACTGCTATTTTATGAGGTCAAAAGAATAGTTGCCAACTACTGCATTTCAGTAGCACAGAGGAAGAAAGTGTTTAAACTGTCCAGTCTTCGATCCTTAGATCCGGCACCTTCTCAAAATCCTGCCGATTGCGAGTAATCACAATCCCACGGACAGACAGTGCAATTGCGGCAATTCGCAAATCTTGAACACCAATGCGAATTCTTTGCTGCTTTAACTGAACGAAACAAGTTTCAGCTTCTGCGCTAAACTCCAGCAATTGAGGAATTTGGGACAGAAAAAACAACGTTTCACGAAATCGAGCATAAGCCAAAACCCGCATAGCCCCAGACTCTGCCCGACGGATCACATCTAACCGTCCTCGCAATTGTTCCTCAGCCGTAATCACGGTCGTTGCGATCGATGCAATCCCTCGATCAACAATCTGCTCACTCACCCGTAGATGTCCTCTTTGCCACAATGACACATGATCGGTGTCCAAAATCCACAACGTCATGCGGCTGGATTTCCCTGATCCAACTGACGATACTCAGCGTCTAGTTCAGCATCCACTTCTCGTCGATAGGAAGCTATGGCAGCTTGAAAATCATCCCACTGCGGATCATCTTGGAAGAGTCCAGCCAATTCGGGCAAAAGATCCGAATTAAATGCAATTTCAACAATTTCCGCAGACCTTAAACGTCGTCCTCAAAGCATTTTCCACATTTGTCAGAGCATCCTCACGAGTAACGCCTTGAGCCTGGCAGTCTGGTAACCCCAAGACACTAGCGCGAAAACCACCTGGTTCCCGCTCCAAAAGAATTGAAATTGTTTTCATGGTGCCTGCTTCAATCGCTGCTACTTTTCTTTCTAGTCTACTTTTAAGATATCAGCGATCGCCGTTCTCCCCACTCCCCTACTCCCGATTCTCTGACTCAAACTGGCGCTGTCTTTCTTCCTGCCGTCGGCGTTTCTCTTCTGTGAGTGTTTCAAAACAGTAGGGGCAGGCGATTCCTTCTTCGTAGTAGGGAGAGATTTTATCTTCCTCAGAGATGGGATGCCCGCAACTGCGACACATCTTGTGAGTCCCTGTTTCTAGCCCATGTTGCACCGCAATTCGTTGATCAAACACAAAACATTCACCCTGCCACAGGCTTTCTTCGGGTGGAACTTCTTCCAGATATTTGAGGATGCCACCCTGGAGTTGATAGACCTCCTGAAACCCCTGGGACAAAAGAAATGCAGAGGCTTTTTCGCAGCGGATACCACCCGTGCAAAACATGGCAACTTTTTTGTGTTTCGTTGGATCGAGATGGGTCTGGACATATTCAGGGAATTGCCGAAACGATCGGGTTCCCGGA from Kovacikia minuta CCNUW1 carries:
- a CDS encoding DUF4870 domain-containing protein; translated protein: MQSPEVFDADKRKLLSALAHGSIFLSGLFVSVGIPIALLLLSDDPIVKDNAKEAINFHFNVWLYGIILIPLSFITFGLAGGIWWLAHWGLTVWAISHCLSTPDQPFRYPFIFRLF
- a CDS encoding HEAT repeat domain-containing protein; its protein translation is MAKSRKLEEILATLNQIRDDPASEEAIATLRQTLKGRYSVAIAQVAKIVREATLFQLLPDLVAAFDRMMVKPVETDPGCLAKKEIAETLYHLEYSEENLFLHGVRHVQMEPVWGGKEDKATTLRGTCALGLVRMNYPQALVELGDLLADPEVEARIAAARAIAYTENPAGIPLLRLRVKVGDQPAVLIECLMALLKLAPTETLPLIKNFLYPHPELPGLVRDIETTEAAVLALGESHLPEAFDILKDWWQSIHEPELRRSGLLAIAMLRHEEALNFLLSVLAAGSIADARAAIAALNLYRQDSSLWQRVYQTIEDRGDRELLAKVREG
- a CDS encoding transposase, whose protein sequence is MLTLFPTILLVCGKVNFTNLSRYSELSEKTYRRQSHPAFCFMSLNAQLIEAAIPDGATCIGGMDCSFIPKSGKSTYGLDWFYNGSQSRTQKGLEISVIAVIDVEAQCGYSLSVQQTPAGLAKPKAKAQSQPQSIRWETVEQARQMLEQLPVKSTAPAEVEETAVEPTRMDAYLKHLQDTYPYLPTHLKYWVVDGFYSKKKFVDGVMALNLQMISKLRSDADRRYLYSGVQKPRGAKRKYDGKVQWSDWSRWSHVRQLEPGLDLYTLVVWHVSLKRQIRIAALVDTRKVGKTGYALLFSTDIELDAEQILKYYKARFQIEFIFRDAKQFTGLCDAQTRQPQTLDFHFNASLTALNLAKYEDQRCATQDNPKQPLPPFSMASYKRVAFNDHLLERFISMLDLNPTLIKSHPNYQNLRSYGIIAP
- a CDS encoding type II toxin-antitoxin system VapC family toxin gives rise to the protein MTLWILDTDHVSLWQRGHLRVSEQIVDRGIASIATTVITAEEQLRGRLDVIRRAESGAMRVLAYARFRETLFFLSQIPQLLEFSAEAETCFVQLKQQRIRIGVQDLRIAAIALSVRGIVITRNRQDFEKVPDLRIEDWTV
- a CDS encoding type II toxin-antitoxin system HicB family antitoxin, producing MKTISILLEREPGGFRASVLGLPDCQAQGVTREDALTNVENALRTTFKVCGNC
- the trhO gene encoding oxygen-dependent tRNA uridine(34) hydroxylase TrhO — encoded protein: MSHIVAAFYKFVHLPDFAEKQSPLLTYCCDRSVKGTILLAAEGINGTISGSREAIDAVLSFLRADSRLADLEQKESPADSQPFERMKVRLKQEIVPLGMPLLDPNRPTGTYVQPQDWNTLISDPEVIVIDTRNDYEVGIGTFQRAKNPGTRSFRQFPEYVQTHLDPTKHKKVAMFCTGGIRCEKASAFLLSQGFQEVYQLQGGILKYLEEVPPEESLWQGECFVFDQRIAVQHGLETGTHKMCRSCGHPISEEDKISPYYEEGIACPYCFETLTEEKRRRQEERQRQFESENRE